A window of the Branchiibius hedensis genome harbors these coding sequences:
- the sucD gene encoding succinate--CoA ligase subunit alpha — protein sequence MAIFLNDDSLVIVQGMTGSEGMKHTTRMLAAGTKVVGGVNPKKAGTSVDFPGGVSVPVFGTVAEAIKETGANVSVVFVPPAFTKSAVVEAIDAEIPLAVVITEGVPVKDTAEFYNYSIGTPTRIIGPNCPGLISPGKANAGIIPADIAGAGRIGLVSKSGTLTYQMMYELREFGFSSAIGIGGDPIIGTTHIDALEAFEKDPETDAIVMIGEIGGDAEERAAAYIKDNVSKPVVGYVAGFTAPEGKTMGHAGAIVSGSSGTAAAKKEALEAAGVKVGKTPSETAELMREIMRNA from the coding sequence ATGGCGATCTTTCTGAATGACGACAGCCTGGTCATCGTCCAGGGCATGACCGGCTCCGAAGGAATGAAGCACACGACCCGGATGCTCGCTGCGGGCACCAAGGTGGTGGGCGGCGTGAACCCGAAGAAGGCCGGCACGTCGGTCGACTTCCCCGGTGGCGTCAGCGTGCCGGTCTTCGGCACGGTGGCCGAGGCGATCAAGGAGACCGGTGCCAACGTGTCGGTCGTCTTCGTGCCGCCGGCCTTCACCAAGTCGGCCGTGGTCGAGGCGATCGACGCCGAGATCCCGCTGGCCGTGGTGATCACCGAAGGGGTGCCGGTCAAGGACACCGCGGAGTTCTACAACTATTCGATCGGCACGCCGACGCGAATCATCGGCCCGAACTGCCCCGGTCTGATCAGCCCCGGTAAGGCCAACGCGGGCATCATCCCCGCCGACATCGCTGGTGCCGGTCGGATCGGTCTGGTGTCCAAGTCGGGCACGCTGACCTACCAGATGATGTACGAGTTGCGGGAGTTCGGCTTCTCCAGCGCCATCGGCATCGGCGGTGACCCGATCATCGGCACCACACACATCGACGCGCTCGAGGCCTTCGAGAAGGACCCCGAGACCGACGCGATCGTGATGATCGGTGAGATCGGTGGCGACGCCGAGGAGCGCGCCGCGGCGTACATCAAGGACAACGTCAGCAAGCCGGTCGTCGGCTACGTCGCGGGCTTCACCGCCCCCGAGGGCAAGACGATGGGTCACGCGGGCGCGATCGTGTCCGGTTCCTCCGGCACCGCCGCCGCCAAGAAGGAAGCCCTCGAGGCCGCCGGTGTGAAGGTCGGCAAGACCCCGTCGGAGACCGCAGAGCTCATGCGGGAGATCATGCGCAACGCCTGA
- a CDS encoding serine hydrolase domain-containing protein produces MTEELSPGARATLNARIARAQHSDRAPSVVAGVRTMTGVEWTGAVGDLDAAGTPASPDTAYRIGSITKTFTAVLVMQLVAEEAVALSDPITAHLPELSDLPGVSVQALLTHGAGLYAETDGPWWERSAGLTWEQLLPSIRQAHIPASRFHYTNVGFAVLGQLVARLRGQQWRQVLQERVLGPLGLVHTTYDRPDSGAHGFAVHPYADLVHDEPANDTGAMAPAGQLWSTVGDLLTFGQFLVRGDAQVLADEFRERMLIPTLVDDEPGERWTRAYGLGVDVTNLGSARYVGHGGSMPGFQSALRADPETGDCAVLLMNSTAGIDLSAVELITELRRHVPLIPTAWQRTQQHADDLDLTGTWFWGPRPHVATLHGPDLVLTPVGSGRGARFVRLAQDRWLGQDGYFAGEPLQVHARGERSAYLDVGSFRFTRTPYDPASDIPGGVDDTGWH; encoded by the coding sequence GTGACCGAAGAACTCTCCCCCGGCGCCCGGGCGACGTTGAACGCACGGATCGCGCGCGCACAACACAGCGACCGGGCCCCGTCGGTGGTCGCCGGTGTACGCACGATGACCGGGGTGGAATGGACCGGTGCGGTGGGCGACCTGGACGCTGCGGGTACGCCGGCCAGCCCGGACACGGCGTACCGGATCGGCTCGATCACCAAGACGTTCACGGCGGTCCTGGTCATGCAACTCGTCGCCGAGGAGGCGGTCGCGCTCAGCGACCCGATCACGGCGCACCTGCCCGAACTGAGCGACCTGCCGGGCGTGAGCGTGCAGGCGCTGCTCACGCACGGCGCCGGCCTGTACGCCGAGACCGACGGCCCGTGGTGGGAGCGCTCCGCGGGGCTCACCTGGGAGCAACTTCTGCCCAGCATTCGTCAGGCGCACATTCCGGCGTCGCGGTTCCACTACACGAACGTCGGTTTCGCGGTCCTCGGCCAACTCGTGGCGCGGTTGCGTGGGCAGCAGTGGCGTCAGGTGCTGCAGGAGCGGGTCCTGGGCCCGCTGGGACTGGTCCACACGACGTACGACCGGCCGGACAGCGGTGCGCACGGGTTCGCGGTGCACCCGTACGCGGATCTGGTGCACGACGAGCCGGCCAACGACACCGGCGCGATGGCCCCCGCGGGCCAGCTGTGGTCCACGGTCGGCGACCTGCTCACCTTCGGCCAGTTCCTGGTCCGTGGTGATGCGCAGGTGCTGGCCGATGAGTTCCGCGAGCGGATGCTGATCCCGACCCTCGTCGACGACGAACCGGGTGAGCGGTGGACGCGCGCCTACGGGTTGGGCGTGGATGTGACCAATCTCGGATCAGCGCGGTACGTCGGGCACGGTGGGTCGATGCCCGGCTTCCAGTCCGCGCTGCGCGCCGACCCGGAAACAGGCGATTGTGCTGTGCTGCTGATGAATTCGACCGCCGGTATTGATCTGAGCGCGGTCGAGTTGATCACCGAGTTGCGCCGCCACGTGCCACTGATCCCGACGGCGTGGCAGCGCACGCAGCAGCACGCCGACGATCTGGACCTGACTGGGACCTGGTTCTGGGGGCCGCGCCCGCACGTAGCGACCCTGCACGGACCGGACCTGGTGCTGACCCCGGTGGGGTCGGGCCGCGGCGCCCGCTTCGTGCGTCTTGCGCAGGACCGCTGGCTCGGGCAGGACGGCTACTTCGCCGGCGAGCCACTGCAGGTGCACGCGCGAGGCGAGCGCTCGGCGTACCTCGATGTTGGTAGTTTCCGTTTCACGCGCACGCCGTACGATCCGGCCAGCGACATTCCCGGCGGGGTCGACGACACCGGCTGGCACTAG
- the sucC gene encoding ADP-forming succinate--CoA ligase subunit beta has translation MDLFEYQARDMFEAHGVPVLAGKIATTPQDARAAAEEIGALSGGVSVVKAQVKTGGRGKAGGVKVAKSADEAQQHAEQILGMDIKGHTVGTVMIAQGAQIAEEYYFSVLLDRANRSYLAMCSREGGMEIEQLAVERPEALARIPVDPNVGIDQAKAEEIVAAAKFDPETAAKVAPVLIKLWDVYAGEDATLVEVNPLVKTTDGQIVALDGKVSLDANADFRHPDHAALEDVAAADPLEAAAKEKGLNYVKLDGDVGIIGNGAGLVMSTLDVVAYAGEEFTNPAGEHPKPANFLDIGGGASAEVMTNGLNIILGDEQVKSVFVNVFGGITACDEVAKGIVGALDALGDGATKPLVVRLDGNAVDEGRAILAERNHPLVTIEATMDGAAAKAAELAAAK, from the coding sequence GTGGATCTGTTCGAATACCAGGCGCGCGACATGTTCGAAGCGCACGGAGTACCGGTACTGGCCGGGAAAATCGCAACCACGCCGCAGGACGCACGTGCTGCCGCCGAAGAAATCGGCGCACTGTCCGGCGGCGTTTCTGTTGTCAAGGCGCAGGTGAAGACCGGCGGGCGCGGTAAGGCCGGCGGGGTGAAGGTCGCCAAGTCCGCCGACGAGGCGCAGCAGCACGCCGAGCAGATCCTGGGCATGGACATCAAGGGCCACACGGTGGGCACCGTGATGATCGCCCAGGGCGCGCAGATTGCCGAGGAGTACTACTTCTCGGTGCTGCTGGACCGGGCCAACCGCTCGTATCTGGCGATGTGCTCGCGTGAGGGCGGCATGGAGATCGAGCAGCTCGCGGTCGAGCGCCCGGAGGCCCTGGCCCGCATCCCCGTCGACCCGAACGTCGGCATCGACCAGGCCAAGGCCGAGGAGATCGTGGCTGCGGCCAAGTTCGACCCCGAGACGGCCGCCAAGGTTGCTCCCGTGCTGATCAAGCTGTGGGACGTCTACGCCGGTGAGGACGCGACGTTGGTCGAGGTCAATCCGCTGGTGAAGACCACGGACGGCCAGATCGTCGCGTTGGACGGCAAGGTCAGCCTGGACGCGAACGCCGACTTCCGGCACCCGGACCACGCAGCGCTGGAAGACGTCGCCGCGGCCGACCCGCTGGAGGCGGCGGCCAAGGAGAAGGGGCTGAACTACGTCAAGCTCGACGGCGACGTCGGGATCATCGGCAACGGTGCGGGCCTGGTCATGTCGACCCTGGACGTCGTCGCCTACGCCGGTGAGGAGTTCACCAACCCGGCCGGGGAGCACCCCAAGCCGGCGAACTTCCTGGACATCGGTGGTGGTGCCAGCGCGGAGGTCATGACCAACGGGCTGAACATCATCCTCGGTGACGAACAGGTCAAGTCGGTCTTCGTGAATGTCTTCGGCGGCATCACCGCCTGCGACGAGGTCGCCAAGGGCATCGTCGGCGCGCTGGACGCGCTCGGTGACGGGGCGACCAAGCCACTCGTCGTACGACTGGATGGCAACGCGGTGGACGAAGGGCGAGCGATCCTCGCCGAACGCAACCACCCGTTGGTCACCATCGAAGCAACCATGGACGGCGCCGCGGCCAAGGCCGCCGAGCTCGCCGCCGCGAAGTGA
- the pcrA gene encoding DNA helicase PcrA translates to MSSLFDDLPLPGFSSAQASPRPTGVDDRGVPDWARTGGSAPEPAQPRQTRGEELLAGLNPQQREAVVHSGGPLLIIAGAGSGKTRVLAHRIAYLLAERHAQPGQILAITFTNKAAAEMRERVEALVGPAAKAMWVSTFHSACVRILRREAGKLGLKSSFSIYDAADSQRLMAMVVRDLDLDPKRYPPRSFSHQVSNLKNELIDEETYAGQVSEGTHQERMLAQAYIAYQRRLRQANALDFDDLIMTVVNLLQVFPDVAEHYRRRFRHVLVDEYQDTNHAQYVLIRELVSAHVSDAALGELPPAELCVVGDADQSIYAFRGATIRNIEEFEQDYPDAKTVLLEQNYRSTQNILQAANAVIAGNDKRRPKNLWSEAGAGELIIGYVGDSEHDEASFVARTIDELGDDAGVRPGDVAVFYRTNAQSRALEEVFVRVGLPYKVVGGTRFYERREVKDALAYLRVISNPTDTVNLRRILNVPKRGIGDRAEGAVAALADRERIPFIAALGRAADAPGIATRSVAAISAFTSLLESLQQLRESGAGVSDLLEAILDQSGYLAELRKSPDPQDESRIENLAELVAVAGEFDSNYPGAPLEDFLEQVSLVADTDDIPADDQEDRGVVTLMTLHTAKGLEFPVVFLTGMEDGTFPHLRSLGDKDELAEERRLAYVGITRARERLHISRAQVRSAWGSPQYNPPSRFLSEIPSSLIDWQRIETTGSRPSSTPAVARLAARPGVRSPGNRPVISLDAGDKVTHDSFGVGTVLRVEGQGERAMAHIDFGGDTGVKRLLLRYAPVEKL, encoded by the coding sequence ATGAGCAGCCTTTTCGACGACCTTCCCCTGCCCGGATTCAGTAGCGCCCAGGCCTCCCCACGACCCACCGGGGTGGACGATCGCGGGGTGCCGGACTGGGCCCGCACCGGTGGCTCGGCGCCCGAACCGGCCCAGCCGCGGCAGACCCGCGGGGAGGAACTGCTGGCGGGGCTGAATCCGCAACAGCGGGAGGCGGTCGTGCACAGCGGCGGGCCGCTGCTGATCATCGCGGGGGCCGGTTCGGGCAAGACCCGGGTCCTGGCGCACCGGATCGCCTATCTACTCGCCGAACGGCACGCGCAACCGGGGCAGATCCTGGCGATCACCTTCACCAACAAGGCGGCCGCCGAGATGCGCGAGCGGGTCGAGGCGCTGGTCGGCCCCGCCGCCAAGGCGATGTGGGTCTCGACGTTCCACTCCGCGTGCGTGCGAATCCTGCGCCGCGAGGCCGGCAAGCTGGGGCTGAAGTCGAGCTTCTCGATCTACGACGCCGCCGACAGCCAGCGGCTGATGGCGATGGTGGTCCGCGACCTGGACTTGGATCCCAAGCGGTACCCGCCGCGGTCCTTCAGCCACCAGGTCAGCAACCTCAAGAACGAGTTGATCGACGAGGAGACCTACGCCGGTCAGGTGAGCGAGGGCACTCATCAGGAGCGGATGCTGGCCCAGGCCTACATCGCCTACCAGCGGCGGCTGCGGCAGGCCAACGCGCTGGATTTCGACGACCTGATCATGACGGTGGTCAACCTGCTGCAAGTCTTCCCGGATGTCGCCGAGCACTACCGGCGCCGATTCCGGCACGTCCTGGTCGATGAATACCAGGACACCAACCACGCGCAGTACGTCCTGATCCGGGAGTTGGTGTCGGCGCACGTGTCGGACGCCGCGCTGGGTGAGTTGCCGCCGGCGGAGTTGTGCGTCGTCGGTGACGCCGACCAGTCGATCTACGCGTTCCGCGGTGCCACGATCCGCAACATCGAGGAGTTCGAGCAGGACTACCCGGACGCGAAAACCGTTCTGCTGGAGCAGAATTACCGATCCACCCAGAACATCCTGCAGGCCGCGAACGCCGTGATCGCCGGCAACGACAAGCGTCGCCCGAAGAACCTGTGGAGCGAGGCCGGCGCCGGCGAGTTGATCATCGGGTACGTCGGGGACTCCGAGCACGACGAGGCTTCCTTCGTGGCGCGGACCATCGACGAGTTGGGGGACGACGCCGGGGTGCGACCCGGTGACGTCGCGGTCTTCTACCGCACCAACGCCCAGTCCCGTGCGTTGGAAGAAGTATTCGTGCGAGTTGGCCTGCCCTACAAGGTGGTTGGCGGCACCCGATTCTACGAGCGGCGGGAGGTCAAGGACGCGCTGGCCTATCTGCGGGTCATCTCCAACCCCACCGACACCGTCAACCTGCGGCGGATCCTGAACGTGCCCAAGCGAGGGATCGGCGACCGGGCCGAGGGCGCGGTGGCGGCGCTCGCGGACCGGGAGCGGATCCCGTTCATCGCCGCCCTCGGTCGCGCGGCGGATGCGCCGGGCATCGCGACGCGCTCCGTCGCCGCCATCTCGGCGTTCACCTCGTTGTTGGAGTCACTGCAGCAGCTTCGTGAGAGCGGTGCGGGCGTCAGTGACCTGCTCGAGGCGATCCTCGACCAGAGCGGCTACCTGGCCGAGTTGCGCAAGAGTCCGGACCCACAGGATGAGAGCCGGATCGAGAACCTCGCCGAACTCGTCGCCGTCGCAGGTGAATTCGACTCCAACTATCCCGGAGCTCCGTTGGAGGACTTCCTGGAGCAGGTGTCTCTCGTCGCCGACACCGACGACATCCCGGCCGACGATCAGGAGGACCGCGGTGTCGTCACGTTGATGACGCTGCACACCGCGAAGGGTCTGGAGTTCCCGGTCGTCTTCCTCACCGGGATGGAGGACGGCACCTTCCCGCACCTGCGATCCCTGGGTGACAAGGACGAACTGGCCGAGGAACGCCGGTTGGCCTACGTCGGCATCACCCGGGCTCGCGAGCGCCTGCACATCTCGCGAGCGCAGGTGCGTTCGGCGTGGGGATCCCCGCAGTACAACCCGCCATCGCGGTTCCTGTCGGAGATCCCCTCGTCGTTGATCGACTGGCAACGGATCGAGACGACCGGTTCGCGGCCGTCGTCGACACCGGCTGTGGCCCGGCTCGCGGCTCGCCCAGGGGTGCGCTCACCGGGGAACCGGCCGGTGATCTCGCTGGATGCTGGCGACAAGGTCACGCACGACAGTTTCGGCGTGGGCACCGTGCTGCGGGTCGAGGGTCAAGGTGAGCGCGCGATGGCGCACATCGACTTCGGCGGCGACACCGGCGTGAAGCGGCTGCTGCTGCGCTACGCGCCGGTCGAGAAGCTCTAG
- a CDS encoding M23 family metallopeptidase, translated as MSRYQGRHRSQTPPIWRDSRVTVPVVAAAGITLTAAGVAQGAPSAKTAADTSLSQPKTVSASVVNRVDLSATSRSRARAAAQVKQATAKRAASQKAAAAKLAADKQAAQKKAALAALSSTPAAKQLTVTAPESTQSSRSSSATSRGSAVRDSTTSAFVCPIAGCGGRFTSGFGARSSPGGIGSTNHKGDDFATPIGTPLRAVHSGTVVAVGWYGGFGMRVEIDLGGGTSVIYGHMSAFSATVGEQVSPGEVIGYSGNTGNSTGPHLHFEVHIGGVAVDPGPWMRARGIF; from the coding sequence GTGTCTCGTTATCAGGGTCGGCATCGCTCCCAGACCCCGCCCATCTGGCGCGACAGCCGGGTGACGGTGCCAGTGGTTGCGGCGGCGGGCATCACCCTGACCGCGGCCGGTGTGGCCCAGGGTGCGCCCAGCGCGAAAACCGCTGCGGACACGTCGCTGAGCCAGCCGAAGACGGTGTCGGCGTCGGTGGTCAATCGGGTCGACCTGTCGGCCACCTCCCGCTCCCGGGCGCGCGCCGCCGCCCAGGTCAAGCAGGCCACGGCAAAACGGGCGGCCTCGCAGAAGGCGGCCGCAGCCAAACTGGCCGCCGACAAGCAGGCCGCCCAGAAGAAGGCCGCGCTGGCTGCCCTGTCGAGCACCCCGGCCGCCAAGCAACTCACCGTCACGGCTCCCGAGAGCACTCAGTCTTCCCGCAGTTCCTCGGCCACGTCGCGCGGATCGGCGGTGCGCGATTCGACCACCAGTGCTTTCGTGTGTCCGATCGCCGGCTGCGGCGGACGGTTCACGTCCGGTTTCGGTGCCCGCTCCTCCCCCGGCGGCATCGGCTCGACCAACCACAAAGGTGACGACTTCGCGACCCCGATCGGCACTCCGCTGCGCGCGGTGCACAGCGGCACCGTGGTCGCGGTCGGCTGGTACGGCGGTTTCGGCATGCGCGTCGAGATCGACCTGGGCGGCGGCACCAGCGTGATCTACGGGCACATGTCCGCCTTCTCCGCGACCGTCGGCGAGCAGGTCTCGCCCGGTGAGGTCATCGGCTATTCGGGCAACACCGGCAACTCCACCGGCCCGCACCTGCACTTCGAGGTGCACATCGGCGGCGTCGCCGTCGACCCGGGCCCGTGGATGCGCGCCCGCGGGATCTTCTGA
- a CDS encoding DedA family protein: MEHFLTTIPVWLVYILVGVVVMVESFGIPVPGEIVLVTAALMSSKHELAVSPHSVAIAGVLGAVIGDSIGYWVGREYGFKIFDILKRRFPSHFNDDTIAYAEHIFDRYGMFAVFFGRFVALLRIFAGPLSGVLKMHYPRFLIANVAGAICWAGGTTYAVYYLGKAAEKYLSTFSYVALGIAVILAFAAGKFMGQAIDRRVEAYAEQRRADGTHPDVA, translated from the coding sequence ATGGAGCACTTCCTCACCACGATCCCGGTGTGGCTGGTCTACATCCTGGTCGGCGTCGTCGTCATGGTGGAGAGCTTCGGAATCCCGGTGCCCGGCGAGATCGTGCTGGTCACCGCCGCGCTGATGTCCTCCAAACACGAGTTGGCGGTCTCACCGCACTCCGTGGCGATTGCCGGCGTCCTGGGCGCGGTGATCGGTGACTCGATCGGGTACTGGGTCGGGCGGGAGTACGGCTTCAAGATCTTCGACATCCTCAAACGCCGGTTCCCTTCGCATTTCAACGACGACACCATCGCCTACGCCGAGCACATCTTCGACCGGTACGGCATGTTCGCGGTGTTCTTCGGCCGGTTCGTGGCGTTGCTGCGGATCTTCGCCGGGCCGCTGTCGGGTGTGTTGAAGATGCACTACCCGCGGTTCCTGATCGCCAACGTCGCCGGTGCGATCTGCTGGGCGGGCGGCACCACCTACGCCGTGTACTACCTGGGCAAAGCCGCCGAGAAATACCTGAGCACCTTCTCGTACGTCGCCCTCGGCATCGCCGTCATCCTCGCCTTCGCGGCCGGCAAGTTCATGGGCCAGGCCATCGACCGCCGCGTGGAAGCGTACGCCGAGCAGCGGCGGGCCGACGGAACGCACCCCGACGTGGCCTGA
- a CDS encoding cobalamin B12-binding domain-containing protein gives MPENSPLRIVVAKPGLDGHDRGAKVIARALRDAGMEVIYTGLHQTPEQIVQAAIQEDADAIGMSVLSGAHMTLFAKVLELLEAQDASDIVVFGGGIIPDEDIPALKELGVQAVFTPGTTTTECVEWVREHVGAGATA, from the coding sequence ATGCCCGAGAACTCTCCGTTGCGCATTGTGGTGGCCAAGCCGGGTCTGGATGGTCACGACCGGGGCGCGAAGGTCATTGCCCGTGCGCTGCGTGATGCCGGTATGGAAGTCATCTACACCGGTTTGCACCAGACACCCGAGCAGATCGTGCAGGCGGCGATCCAGGAGGACGCCGACGCGATCGGCATGTCCGTGCTGTCGGGGGCGCACATGACGCTCTTCGCCAAAGTGCTGGAACTGCTCGAGGCGCAGGATGCCTCGGACATCGTCGTCTTCGGTGGCGGCATCATCCCCGATGAGGACATCCCGGCGCTGAAAGAGCTTGGTGTGCAAGCGGTTTTCACTCCCGGCACGACCACGACGGAGTGCGTCGAGTGGGTGCGCGAGCATGTGGGGGCCGGCGCTACCGCCTGA